Part of the Candidatus Methylomirabilota bacterium genome, GATAGCCGATCGCGACCCCGACGGCCGCGGCCACCCCGGCACCGACGGCGAGCGCGGAAAGCCAGAACCAGCCGTAGTCGGTCACGAGGATGGCGCAGGCGTAGGCGCCGATCCCGTAGAACGCCACGTGGCCGAACGACGTGTAGCCGGTGAAGCCGCTGATGATGTTCCAGGAGAGCGCGAGGACGACGTACATCATCGTGAACAGCAGGAAGGAGCGGAGGTAGACGCTGAGCGCGGGAGGAAGGATCGCGAGCGCGACCCCGCACAGTCCCAGGAGGGCCAGATTCCGGAGGTGCTCGCGCCACGTCACCGTGCCGGCTCAGCCTTCCTTCACGCCCATCAGGCCACCCGGACGGATGAGGAGGACGAAGATCATCAAGCCGTAGGCGGCCAGCTCGACCATGGCCGTGCCGTTGGGGACCATGAGCGAGACGAGGTTCTCGAGGACCGCCAGCATGAGCCCACCGATCAGCGCGCCCACATAATGGCCGCGTCCGCCGAGGATGACGATGGCGAAGGCCTGCAATGTGTAGACGACGCCGGTCTCGGGGTTGAATCCGAACTGGATGGACACGAGCGCCCCGCCCGCCACGGCCAGCGCCGCCGCGAGACCGGTCGTGATCAGGTAGATCCAGCGCACGTTGATGCCGCACACCATGGCGACCTCCGCGTTCAGGGCGGTCGCCCGGACCGCCTTGCCCAGGCGGGTCAGCTTCAGGAACAGGTAGACGCCGAGGGAGATCACCACCGCCATCGCGAAGCTGATCATCCGGTTCCGGCCGACCGCGATGGTGCTGGTGAGCTGGATCGTGCCGGGCGCGTACGGGATCGTCCGGAAGTCCGTGGTGAAGATCAGCTCCGCGGTGTAGATCATCGTGAGGCCGAGGCCGAAGGTGATCAGGAGCCCCGTCAGCTCGGGCGCGCCGACGGCGGCGTTCAGCAGCAGCTTCTGCACCGCCACGCCGAACAGGAACGCGACCGGCAGGGTGAGGACCAGCGACAGCAGCGGATCGACCCCCAGGTAGAAGAAGGACACCCACGTCAGGTAGGCGCCCATCATCACCATCTCGCCGTGGGCGGCGTTGATGATGCGCATCACCCCGAAGATCAGCGTGAGGCCCACGGCGAACATCGCATAGACCCCGCCCTGCATGACGCCGCTCACAACGACAGTGGCGAGGATGCCCAGCCACGCCTCGTCGGCGTGTACCGTGCCGGCCCAGCCGCCAACCAGGAAGGGCAGGGCGTAGGCGCACACGAGAAAGGCGCCGAGCAGGTACAGGCTGCGGACGTCGCTGCGCTCCATGGGTAAGGGCGGGGGTCAGGGCGGGGTCAGCGCGCGCGACTCCGGCCCGGTGCTACCG contains:
- a CDS encoding branched-chain amino acid ABC transporter permease, whose product is MERSDVRSLYLLGAFLVCAYALPFLVGGWAGTVHADEAWLGILATVVVSGVMQGGVYAMFAVGLTLIFGVMRIINAAHGEMVMMGAYLTWVSFFYLGVDPLLSLVLTLPVAFLFGVAVQKLLLNAAVGAPELTGLLITFGLGLTMIYTAELIFTTDFRTIPYAPGTIQLTSTIAVGRNRMISFAMAVVISLGVYLFLKLTRLGKAVRATALNAEVAMVCGINVRWIYLITTGLAAALAVAGGALVSIQFGFNPETGVVYTLQAFAIVILGGRGHYVGALIGGLMLAVLENLVSLMVPNGTAMVELAAYGLMIFVLLIRPGGLMGVKEG